A window of Etheostoma spectabile isolate EspeVRDwgs_2016 chromosome 18, UIUC_Espe_1.0, whole genome shotgun sequence contains these coding sequences:
- the LOC116706819 gene encoding uncharacterized protein LOC116706819 encodes MDQTRWVGMSLFLMLLLQFAAARKFFGPIVAVGDEVTLSCENGMDDPDPCEGVIWFFVSPRNQGQTLFEDKQIRAKPDRLSVTENCSLVIKNIQRDDVGRYDCGHFRSGKLHGEDTVTVLHVVTMTEQQKDDEVTLVCSVSAYSSNCYHTVSWRYGETDVGATRSSCSATVAIFTPSRLRPKYSELLKCKVTPSDSETAHLFPFIRP; translated from the exons ATGGATCAGACCAGATGGGTTGGAATGTCTTTATTTCTGATGCTGCTGCTCCAGTTTGCAG CCGCTCGGAAATTTTTTGGCCCTATTGTCGCAGTTGGCGATGAAGTCACGTTGTCTTGTGAGAATGGGATGGATGATCCGGATCCGTGTGAAGGTGTCATCTGGTTCTTTGTTAGTCCAAGAAACCAAGGACAGACGCTGTTTGAAGACAAGCAGATTCGAGCTAAACCGGACCGCCTCAGCGTTACGGAGAACTGTTCTCTGGTCATTAAGAACATCCAACGTGACGATGTCGGGCGTTACGATTGCGGCCACTTCAGATCAGGGAAACTGCATGGTGAAGACACAGTGACTGTTCTGCATGTTGTTACCA TGACTGAACAGCAGAAGGATGACGAGGTCACCTTGGTCTGCTCGGTGTCGGCATATTCTTCTAATTGTTACCACACCGTGAGCTGGCGCTATGGTGAGACTGATGTGGGGGCAACACGGAGTTCCTGTTCAGCCACTGTAGCCATTTTCACACCATCTCGCCTTAGGCCGAAGTATTCCGAGTTACTGAAATGTAAAGTGACTCCCAGTGACAGTGAAACCGCGCACCTGTTCCCCTTCATCCGTCCTTAG
- the insm1a gene encoding insulinoma-associated protein 1a has translation MPRGFLVKRNKKPNPVSYRVRSDEEVAQQTAANALALPPSCAPLASIPVRAKTPTPTCGAAATAPEHVARPVQFGNPEAVYQALYSPTRPVSQDYDRSYFERRFNLGSPVSAESFPAPAALPALDHLYAPVDLKIGSSNSNRTEASATSTATLPTARTKRPSSDTERKGKPPSKKTKAIRKLHFEDDVTTSPVLGLKIKEAPVDQKPPRPQLLGGDNVPLGEFVCQLCREAYADPLALAQHKCSRIVRVEYRCPECDKVFSCPANLASHRRWHKPKPQSASSGGQHLESDKAAASGKTAPDDAKDSSDRDTPSPGPSESGSEEGLYDCNHCGKKFKRQAYLRKHLASQHGSPKPAEDEDASACEQSAAPLNLSASACHMCPVCGENFSNRGSQERHIRLLHSSQVYPCKYCPAVFYSSPGLTRHINKCHPSENRQVILLQMPLRPAC, from the coding sequence ATGCCGAGAGGATTTTTGGTGAAAAGGAACAAGAAACCAAACCCGGTGTCCTACCGGGTTCGCTCAGACGAAGAGGTAGCGCAGCAAACAGCGGCTAATGCGCTGGCGCTGCCGCCCTCCTGCGCGCCTCTCGCCTCCATCCCGGTGCGCGCAAAGACGCCGACGCCCACCTGCGGGGCTGCTGCCACGGCACCGGAGCATGTAGCTAGACCGGTGCAATTCGGGAACCCGGAGGCGGTGTACCAGGCGCTCTACAGCCCCACCCGCCCCGTGAGCCAGGACTACGACCGCTCCTACTTTGAGAGACGCTTCAACCTCGGATCACCGGTTTCCGCGGAGTCTTTCCCCGCACCAGCGGCGCTCCCCGCATTGGACCACCTCTATGCCCCGGTGGACCTGAAAATTGGCTCCAGCAACAGCAACCGCACTGAAGCCAGCGCCACATCCACCGCGACGCTGCCCACCGCCCGTACCAAACGTCCGTCCAGCGACACCGAGCGCAAAGGCAAACCGCCATCCAAGAAAACCAAAGCTATCCGGAAACTGCACTTTGAGGATGATGTCACCACGTCTCCGGTCCTCGGACTCAAGATTAAAGAGGCTCCGGTGGACCAGAAGCCCCCCAGACCGCAGCTGCTCGGAGGGGACAACGTCCCGCTGGGGGAGTTCGTGTGCCAGCTGTGCCGCGAGGCGTACGCGGACCCGTTGGCTCTGGCCCAGCACAAGTGCTCCAGGATAGTCCGGGTTGAGTACAGGTGTCCTGAATGTGACAAGGTGTTCAGCTGCCCGGCTAACCTCGCCTCGCACCGGCGGTGGCACAAACCGAAGCCGCAGAGCGCATCCTCCGGTGGGCAACACTTGGAGAGCGACAAGGCGGCTGCCTCCGGTAAAACAGCGCCGGATGATGCGAAGGATTCTAGTGACAGGGACACACCCAGCCCCGGGCCGTCCGAGTCCGGCTCAGAAGAAGGGCTGTATGATTGCAATCACTGTGGGAAAAAGTTCAAGCGCCAAGCGTACCTGCGGAAGCACCTTGCGTCCCAGCACGGCTCCCCCAAGCCGGCAGAGGACGAGGACGCGTCCGCCTGCGAGCAGAGCGCGGCGCCGCTGAACCTGAGTGCCTCCGCCTGCCACATGTGTCCGGTCTGCGGGGAGAACTTTTCCAACAGAGGCAGCCAGGAGCGGCACATCCGCCTGCTGCACTCCTCGCAGGTCTACCCGTGCAAATACTGCCCTGCCGTGTTTTACAGCTCCCCGGGACTCACCAGACACATCAACAAATGCCACCCGTCCGAGAACCGGCAGGTGATCCTGCTGCAGATGCCGCTCCGCCCCGCCTGCTGA